TTTGTTTTAAAAGATTTACTATTAAAGTTATTATTTTAGTTTCAAAATTTTTAATTTGATTTAAATTATGACTAAAAAAAGTTTCTTTTAAATGAACAAATTTATTTTCAATTAATTGATAACTATTCAATTTTTGTTCATAAATTTGCAAAGGGTTTTTTAAGACTTGATTATTTTTATATGTAAGTACTTGCTGGGCGATTTTATCAACATTGTTTTTAATAATACTAATTAAAGTTTTTTGTTGTTGTAGTAAATAACGATATAATTCTTGTTGATTCGGAGTTGCTAATTCAGCAGCAGCAGTTGGGGTTGGCGCCCGTAAATCACTGACAAAATCTGCCAAGGTAAAATCAATTTCATGCCCAATCGCTGAAATTATTGGTATTGGTGACTGATAAATTGCTTCAACAACTGCTAATTCATTAAAACTTCACAAATCTTCAATGCTTCCCCCACCACGGCCAACTATTAATACATCTAATCTAACATCAAAATTATTAGCTAACTTAATTTTATTAGCAATATCATATTTTGCCTCTTTTCCTTGGACTAAACAAGGAAATAGATAAATATTAACTTGCGGATAACGGCGATGAATTGTGGTAATAATATCCCGAATTGCCGCTCCAGTTGGGGCAGTAATAACACCAATATTTTTTGGAAATCGAGGAATTGGCTGTTTTAGGGACTGGGCAAATCACCCTTGTTGTTCTAAACGAACTTTCAATTCTTCATATTGTTGGTATAGTTCACCAACACCATCTAAAGTTAAGACATTTACTTGTAAACTATAAGTGCCATAGGGTTCATATAACTTAATTGTCCCAATCGCAACTACTTTTAAACCTTCTTTTAAACTAAATTTTAAATTTTTGGCATTAAAATTAAACATAATTGCTTTTAGTTGAGAATCTTTATCTTTAATTGTAAAATAAAGATGACCAGTACTATGGCGCGTTAGATTTGAAACTTCACCTTGAATTGCAATATTAATTAAATTATTATCTTGTTCTAACATGGTTTTCAAATATTTATTAATTTCACTAACAGTATATGTTTTAACACTAGCCATTCTTTCCCTCTTTTCTACAATTAACTTAGGATAATTTAATGGGAAATTTAACCTTAAATTTGATCAAGAACTTTATTAATATAATTAAGTTCTGTTAATTCACCATATTTTTTTAATATTTCTAATGCTTCATTAATAATAATTGCCCGGGCAACCTTTAAATATTTAATTTCATATGTACTATAAACTAACGTTGCCTTATGAAAATTACTTAGTCTTTCAAAATTTCAATCTTCAGCTAAATTTTGATTAATTAAAATGATAATCTCATCAAAATGTTCTAATAGTTGATCAAAATTATTACTTTCTTCAATAGTTGTAATACTTTGTGAAAAATCAAACGCTTCCTGACGGGTAATAGTAAGATCATGATTTAAGACAAAATGACGATATAATAAGTTAATAGCGTTTAAGCGCTCTTTTCGTTTTGACACGATAATTCTCCTTTAAATTAAATGATATAAACAATATAATCA
The Spiroplasma chrysopicola DF-1 genome window above contains:
- a CDS encoding transcription antitermination protein NusB, with the translated sequence MSKRKERLNAINLLYRHFVLNHDLTITRQEAFDFSQSITTIEESNNFDQLLEHFDEIIILINQNLAEDWNFERLSNFHKATLVYSTYEIKYLKVARAIIINEALEILKKYGELTELNYINKVLDQI
- the xseA gene encoding exodeoxyribonuclease VII large subunit → MASVKTYTVSEINKYLKTMLEQDNNLINIAIQGEVSNLTRHSTGHLYFTIKDKDSQLKAIMFNFNAKNLKFSLKEGLKVVAIGTIKLYEPYGTYSLQVNVLTLDGVGELYQQYEELKVRLEQQGWFAQSLKQPIPRFPKNIGVITAPTGAAIRDIITTIHRRYPQVNIYLFPCLVQGKEAKYDIANKIKLANNFDVRLDVLIVGRGGGSIEDLWSFNELAVVEAIYQSPIPIISAIGHEIDFTLADFVSDLRAPTPTAAAELATPNQQELYRYLLQQQKTLISIIKNNVDKIAQQVLTYKNNQVLKNPLQIYEQKLNSYQLIENKFVHLKETFFSHNLNQIKNFETKIITLIVNLLKQKNYDKNNLIAKLDLLSPLKTLTRGYSITYLETSKKIIFTTNAVKNNDKIITRVNDGIIFATVDKVGKEEKTNGTKK